A genomic stretch from Candidatus Methanomethylophilaceae archaeon includes:
- a CDS encoding UvrD-helicase domain-containing protein, translating into MSAAKKPDTEADNDAIFVRGHTLDRQQTAVVRDESFTQLVVAGAGTGKTTTLIGKVKYLVEHDRVEPGRILMISLTNNSVADLRKAVEKEFGPGFGADIMTIHALGNRILRKKPCVGTQKAKLIGGICDELVQTDRKSAEAMMSYIDGLRKTSYSYLSYNGKSIGNKGLRAVADALFKCGIDCDYTRPV; encoded by the coding sequence ATGTCTGCCGCCAAAAAGCCCGACACAGAGGCCGACAACGATGCCATATTCGTCAGAGGCCATACCCTCGACAGGCAGCAGACCGCAGTCGTCAGAGACGAATCGTTCACCCAGCTTGTCGTCGCCGGAGCCGGCACAGGCAAGACCACCACCCTCATCGGGAAAGTGAAGTATCTGGTGGAGCACGACCGCGTGGAGCCCGGACGGATCCTTATGATCTCGCTGACCAACAACTCCGTCGCCGACCTCAGGAAAGCGGTCGAGAAAGAGTTCGGCCCGGGATTCGGGGCGGATATCATGACGATCCACGCCTTAGGCAACCGCATCCTCCGCAAGAAGCCCTGCGTCGGAACACAGAAAGCGAAGCTTATCGGCGGCATATGCGACGAGCTGGTCCAGACGGACAGGAAAAGCGCCGAAGCGATGATGTCTTACATCGACGGGCTCCGCAAGACATCTTACTCCTATCTGTCGTACAACGGCAAGAGCATCGGCAACAAAGGGCTCAGAGCCGTGGCCGATGCCCTGTTCAAATGCGGCATCGACTGCGATTACACCCGGCCGGTCTAG
- a CDS encoding UvrD-helicase domain-containing protein gives MKLKNSSFKVYSDSSGVSEAGRDPEEAWAILKAKKVPMKALNVNDLASNVMQAWGLKVPESLGNLISRCKCAGKSIRDLLRANGRNPTSVRGGAEIKINLLDRVWDMYSMACAQGDLADYEDMVIQSTDIVRRGGFAGKRYEAVLIDEYQDVSKILVDLVKALRGAMRFRLFCVGDDWQSIYSFSGGDVWQMFDFRLIWAGWGSMKISKIEKTYRSPKQMVEMTNRFVSKNPAQIRKVIKGLPATRIPPVQLLPVSADKDIAKMIANRLEYVDPEDSVFIIGRTRKDLFALGFGNGPFLFDPANPDSGSVKVVYREYDETTKEWKPIRDLTYLTAHSSKGLEADVVFLLADRERGGFPNDVEDDFGILFAGREEGIEYAEERRVFYVAMTRARKKLFMVNRMAPGDSALSSDSPFMSEIISDNLGMLEKSTPCCPQCAGPMMIRDSPKTAFYGCLNYPACKGTLPFKGLRWIGLGLRSEG, from the coding sequence GTGAAGCTTAAGAATTCGTCGTTCAAGGTTTACTCCGATTCCTCTGGCGTATCGGAAGCCGGAAGAGATCCGGAAGAGGCATGGGCAATCTTAAAGGCGAAGAAAGTGCCGATGAAAGCGCTGAACGTCAACGATCTGGCTTCTAACGTCATGCAGGCATGGGGGCTCAAAGTACCGGAATCCTTGGGAAACCTGATATCCAGATGCAAATGCGCTGGCAAGAGCATCCGCGACCTGCTCAGGGCCAACGGAAGGAACCCCACATCCGTCCGCGGCGGCGCGGAGATCAAGATCAATCTTCTGGACAGGGTTTGGGACATGTATTCCATGGCCTGCGCGCAAGGAGATCTGGCAGACTACGAGGACATGGTCATACAATCGACGGACATCGTCCGCAGGGGAGGGTTCGCCGGCAAGCGCTACGAAGCCGTCCTGATCGACGAATACCAGGACGTGTCGAAGATCCTGGTGGATCTGGTGAAGGCCCTGAGAGGCGCAATGCGCTTCAGGCTGTTCTGCGTCGGTGACGACTGGCAAAGCATATACTCCTTCAGCGGAGGGGACGTGTGGCAGATGTTCGACTTCCGCCTGATATGGGCGGGATGGGGGAGCATGAAGATCTCAAAGATCGAGAAGACATACAGGTCCCCCAAGCAGATGGTGGAGATGACGAACCGCTTCGTGTCGAAGAATCCGGCGCAGATCAGGAAGGTCATAAAAGGGCTCCCGGCGACCAGGATCCCCCCGGTGCAGCTTCTGCCGGTGTCCGCGGACAAAGACATAGCGAAGATGATTGCCAACCGCTTGGAATATGTGGATCCCGAGGACTCGGTCTTCATCATAGGCCGCACGCGCAAGGACCTCTTCGCGCTGGGATTCGGCAACGGGCCGTTCCTCTTCGATCCTGCGAACCCGGATTCCGGGTCGGTGAAAGTGGTTTACAGGGAATACGACGAGACCACGAAAGAATGGAAGCCCATCAGGGATCTGACATACCTCACCGCGCATTCTTCTAAAGGGCTCGAAGCGGACGTGGTTTTCCTGCTGGCCGACAGGGAGCGCGGAGGCTTCCCCAACGACGTCGAGGACGACTTCGGCATCCTGTTCGCCGGAAGAGAAGAGGGGATAGAATACGCCGAGGAACGCAGGGTGTTCTACGTGGCGATGACCAGAGCCAGAAAAAAGCTGTTCATGGTCAACAGAATGGCTCCCGGAGACAGCGCCCTCTCGTCGGATTCGCCGTTCATGAGCGAGATCATCTCGGACAACCTGGGAATGCTGGAGAAATCGACGCCCTGCTGCCCGCAATGCGCCGGGCCGATGATGATCCGCGACTCCCCGAAGACGGCGTTCTACGGCTGCCTCAATTATCCGGCATGCAAAGGCACCCTGCCGTTCAAAGGGCTGCGATGGATTGGCCTGGGTCTCAGAAGCGAAGGATGA
- the htpG gene encoding molecular chaperone HtpG, which translates to MAKKQFKSESKQLLNLMINSIYTHKEIFLREMISNASDAIDKLHYKSMTDNLPVAREDFKIVVSWDKDARTITVSDNGIGMDKESLDANLGVIAHSGSLDFKKAMEEKSDIDIIGQFGVGFYSAFLVSEKVEVISKPYGSDQAWMWVSEGADGYSIKECQKDGWGTDVVMHIKPDADGENYSDFIDEYRLKELVKKYSDYVRWPIHMTLEKGAMEETGETGEDGKPKKEWRTHLEDTVVNSMVPIWQRPRSDASDEDCIKFYKDKFHDYEDPVSVVRINAEGAISYRAMLFIPRVAPYNFYSRDFEPGLQLYSNGVMIMEKCKDVLPDCFRFVRGVVDSPDLSLNISREILQHDRQLGMIRANIEKKIRKELETILADDRDKYLEFYKSFGTQLKYGIVEDYGANSDIVKDLVMFHSMAQDRLITLKEYKDSMAEGQEKIYYASAESISRAKQLPQAEQVRDKGYDILCMTEDVDEFAIRTLRAYDEKEFCDISGNDLGIETEEEKKEADEKESSEKEILDFVKETLGDKVSSVKLSRKLKSHAVCLSTEGDVSLEMEKYFASIPGGSDINQIKAKRILEINGSHPAFESLKKAYEEDRDKAKDMANIMYVQALLIAGMPVDDIMEYSDLVFKFF; encoded by the coding sequence ATGGCGAAGAAGCAGTTCAAATCCGAATCGAAGCAGCTCCTGAATCTGATGATCAATTCCATCTATACCCACAAGGAGATCTTCCTGAGGGAAATGATCTCCAACGCGTCGGATGCGATCGACAAGCTCCATTACAAATCGATGACCGACAACCTTCCCGTCGCCAGGGAGGATTTCAAGATCGTCGTCTCCTGGGACAAAGACGCCCGCACGATAACCGTCTCGGACAACGGCATCGGAATGGACAAAGAGAGTCTGGACGCGAACCTCGGAGTCATCGCGCACAGCGGATCCCTGGATTTCAAGAAGGCCATGGAAGAGAAATCCGATATAGACATCATAGGGCAGTTCGGCGTCGGGTTCTATTCCGCATTCCTCGTCTCCGAGAAGGTCGAGGTCATCTCGAAGCCTTACGGATCCGACCAGGCATGGATGTGGGTCAGCGAGGGAGCCGACGGATACTCCATCAAGGAATGCCAGAAAGATGGCTGGGGAACCGACGTCGTGATGCACATCAAACCTGACGCGGACGGCGAGAACTACTCCGATTTCATCGACGAATACAGGCTCAAAGAGCTAGTCAAGAAATATTCCGACTATGTGAGATGGCCGATCCACATGACCCTCGAGAAAGGGGCGATGGAGGAGACCGGGGAGACCGGCGAGGACGGCAAGCCCAAGAAAGAGTGGAGAACCCATCTGGAAGACACCGTGGTCAACAGCATGGTGCCCATCTGGCAGCGCCCCAGGAGCGACGCTTCCGACGAGGACTGCATCAAGTTCTACAAGGACAAGTTCCACGACTACGAGGATCCGGTCTCCGTCGTCAGGATCAACGCAGAAGGCGCCATAAGCTACAGGGCAATGCTCTTCATCCCGAGGGTGGCGCCGTACAACTTCTACAGCCGCGACTTCGAGCCTGGGCTCCAGCTCTATTCCAACGGCGTCATGATCATGGAGAAATGCAAGGATGTCCTCCCAGACTGCTTCAGATTCGTGAGAGGCGTGGTGGATTCCCCCGACCTCTCCCTGAACATCTCGAGGGAGATACTCCAGCACGACCGCCAGCTGGGCATGATAAGAGCGAACATCGAGAAGAAAATCAGGAAAGAGCTCGAGACCATTCTCGCCGATGACCGCGACAAATACCTGGAATTCTACAAGAGCTTCGGCACCCAGCTGAAATACGGCATCGTCGAAGACTACGGAGCCAACTCTGATATTGTCAAAGACCTGGTGATGTTCCACTCGATGGCCCAGGACAGGCTCATCACCCTCAAAGAGTACAAAGATTCAATGGCGGAAGGCCAGGAGAAAATCTATTATGCGTCGGCAGAAAGCATCTCCCGCGCCAAGCAGCTGCCCCAGGCCGAGCAGGTCAGGGACAAGGGGTACGACATACTCTGCATGACCGAGGACGTGGACGAATTCGCTATCCGCACGCTCAGAGCTTATGATGAGAAGGAGTTCTGCGACATATCCGGAAACGACCTCGGCATCGAGACCGAAGAAGAGAAGAAAGAGGCCGACGAGAAGGAGAGCAGCGAAAAGGAGATACTCGACTTCGTGAAGGAGACCCTCGGAGACAAGGTTTCGTCGGTGAAGCTCTCCCGCAAGCTCAAAAGCCACGCGGTCTGCCTCAGCACCGAGGGCGATGTCTCGCTGGAGATGGAGAAATACTTCGCCAGCATACCCGGCGGTTCTGACATTAACCAGATCAAAGCCAAGCGCATCCTGGAGATCAACGGATCGCACCCCGCGTTCGAATCCCTCAAGAAAGCTTACGAAGAGGACAGGGACAAAGCCAAGGACATGGCTAACATCATGTACGTCCAAGCGCTGCTCATCGCCGGGATGCCCGTGGACGATATCATGGAATACTCCGACCTGGTCTTCAAATTCTTCTGA
- a CDS encoding excinuclease ABC subunit UvrA — MKIPDRIEVRGARIHNLKSIDVDVPLNRIVGIAGVSGSGKSSLALGTLYAEGSRRYLESLSTYTRRRMTQAARADVDDVRYVPAALALHQRPGIPGVRSTFGTSTELLNSLRLMFSRLANHRCPNGHYLKPSIDFAAMFEIKCPICGEIVTPPSAEELSFNSTGACRKCDGTGVAYEVDESTLIPDESKTIDEGAVAPWQTLMWSLMKDLARDMGVRTDVPFRDLTEKEREIVFHGPAEKRHILYYNEKSGNAGEMDFTYYSAVHTVENALSKVRDEKGMKRVERFLKMGVCPSCGGSRLCEAARAPLLRGISLDKACEMTLDELVQWVAGVPGTLPEEMVPMAESICESFADASKRLLDLGLGYLSLDRPTSTLSTGERQRSQLARSVRNRTTGVLYVLDEPSIGLHPSNIEGLVGVMDDLVSDGNTIVLVDHDTQVLSRSDWMIELGPGAGADGGRVIAQGTVEDLERNEASKIGPFLRDKNRTLRPRASRDAIFSEGEISMSTTAIHTVKPLEVRIPKGRMTVVTGVSGSGKTTMVLDSLVPALEALLSGKELPPHVKSISANGMARVRLIDAAPIGINVRSTVATYADVHDELRKAFAKTPEARSEGIKAGDLSYNTGSMRCPTCDGTGTVSLDIQFLADVNMPCPDCGGSRYRQEAHKLIRRSKNGDSHSLPEIMGMSVNEALEACSDMPLVCSRLQTLRDVGLGYLTLGEATPGLSGGEAQRLKLASELRKGQGDAIFVFDEPTIGLHPLDVEVLMGIFQTLIESGATVIVIEHDLDVIRNADYIVDMGPRGGEEGGTIVASGTPEEVEANPASITGKYI, encoded by the coding sequence ATGAAGATTCCCGATCGCATCGAAGTGCGCGGAGCCAGGATCCATAACCTCAAAAGCATCGACGTCGACGTTCCGCTCAACAGAATAGTCGGGATCGCTGGCGTGTCTGGATCCGGCAAATCTTCGTTGGCCCTCGGGACTCTGTATGCGGAAGGCTCCAGACGCTATCTGGAGTCGCTTTCCACTTACACCAGAAGGCGCATGACCCAAGCCGCCCGGGCCGACGTCGATGATGTGCGCTACGTCCCTGCGGCTCTCGCGCTGCATCAGCGCCCCGGGATCCCAGGGGTCAGAAGCACTTTCGGGACTTCCACCGAACTTCTCAACAGCTTGAGGCTGATGTTCTCCAGGCTGGCGAACCATAGATGCCCCAACGGCCACTATCTGAAGCCGAGCATAGACTTCGCCGCCATGTTCGAGATAAAATGCCCCATATGCGGAGAGATTGTGACGCCTCCGAGCGCGGAGGAGCTCTCATTCAACAGCACCGGCGCCTGCAGGAAATGCGATGGGACCGGAGTCGCATACGAAGTGGACGAATCCACTTTGATTCCCGACGAATCCAAGACGATCGATGAGGGGGCGGTAGCGCCATGGCAGACTTTGATGTGGTCCCTAATGAAGGATCTGGCCAGGGATATGGGGGTCCGCACCGACGTCCCGTTCAGGGATCTCACCGAAAAGGAAAGGGAGATCGTTTTCCACGGGCCGGCAGAGAAGAGACATATCCTGTATTACAACGAGAAATCTGGGAACGCCGGCGAGATGGATTTCACATATTACAGCGCCGTGCACACGGTGGAGAATGCCCTGTCAAAAGTCAGAGACGAGAAGGGGATGAAAAGGGTGGAGAGATTCCTGAAGATGGGAGTCTGCCCCAGCTGCGGCGGATCTAGGCTGTGCGAGGCGGCCCGCGCCCCTTTGCTGAGAGGGATCTCTCTGGATAAGGCGTGCGAGATGACTCTCGATGAGCTTGTTCAATGGGTGGCCGGAGTGCCCGGGACGCTCCCCGAGGAGATGGTCCCGATGGCGGAGAGCATATGCGAATCCTTCGCCGACGCCTCCAAACGCCTGCTGGACCTGGGATTGGGATACCTTTCCCTGGACCGCCCGACGTCCACCCTATCCACCGGCGAAAGGCAGCGCTCCCAGCTGGCCAGATCCGTCCGCAACCGCACCACAGGAGTGCTATACGTGCTCGATGAGCCTTCCATAGGCCTCCACCCTTCCAACATCGAGGGATTGGTGGGAGTCATGGACGACCTCGTCTCCGACGGGAACACCATCGTTTTGGTCGACCACGACACACAGGTGCTGTCCCGCTCCGATTGGATGATCGAGCTGGGACCGGGAGCCGGAGCTGATGGCGGAAGGGTCATCGCCCAAGGGACGGTCGAAGATCTTGAAAGAAACGAAGCCTCGAAGATCGGGCCGTTCCTAAGGGACAAAAACCGCACACTGCGCCCTCGCGCGTCAAGAGACGCCATCTTCTCGGAAGGCGAGATATCGATGTCCACTACGGCTATCCACACAGTCAAACCGCTGGAAGTCAGGATCCCCAAGGGCCGGATGACCGTGGTGACCGGAGTGTCCGGAAGCGGCAAGACCACCATGGTCCTGGACAGCCTGGTCCCCGCTTTGGAAGCGCTGCTCTCCGGGAAAGAACTGCCGCCTCATGTCAAGTCCATCTCCGCCAATGGGATGGCCCGCGTCAGGCTCATCGACGCCGCTCCCATCGGAATCAACGTCCGCTCCACCGTGGCCACATATGCGGACGTCCATGACGAGCTACGCAAAGCCTTCGCGAAAACGCCGGAAGCCAGAAGCGAAGGCATCAAAGCCGGAGACCTTTCGTACAACACCGGATCGATGAGATGCCCCACGTGCGACGGCACCGGAACCGTGAGCTTGGACATACAGTTCTTGGCGGACGTCAACATGCCATGCCCAGATTGCGGAGGCTCCCGCTACCGCCAGGAAGCGCACAAGCTCATAAGAAGATCGAAGAACGGAGATTCGCATTCCTTGCCTGAGATCATGGGCATGAGCGTGAACGAAGCTCTGGAAGCCTGCTCGGACATGCCGCTGGTCTGCTCGAGACTGCAGACCCTGCGCGACGTAGGCTTGGGATACCTCACCTTAGGCGAAGCCACGCCGGGCCTGTCCGGAGGGGAAGCCCAGCGCCTGAAGCTTGCCAGCGAACTCAGGAAAGGGCAGGGAGACGCCATCTTCGTGTTCGACGAGCCTACCATCGGACTCCATCCTCTGGATGTGGAGGTGCTCATGGGTATCTTCCAGACCCTGATAGAATCCGGGGCGACTGTGATAGTGATAGAGCATGACCTCGACGTCATCAGGAACGCCGATTATATCGTCGACATGGGGCCGCGCGGAGGGGAGGAGGGCGGGACGATAGTTGCGTCCGGCACGCCGGAAGAGGTCGAAGCTAACCCTGCCAGCATCACGGGAAAATACATCTGA
- a CDS encoding ATP-binding protein, with protein MEDDSGKTPAVPKRTLNIMMNALSSGVVPRRGLEFIAVGRKAETATFVRDMEDTAEGGGAFRFISGRFGNGKSFLTQMIRTNAMDKGFVVMDADLADSRRLTGSKKEGLNTYKELIKNMAVRTRPDGGAIESVLQEWIDAATEEATKKLGKKPDDDAVELILKESVADLGGLQNSRDFAKALLSYWKDLSEGKDDIPALRWLKGEIELKRDSRKLLGVDSTIGDDNWYGFVKLWARFAVNIGYKGLIVFLDEAVVLYKLQNKVARNNNYERILSIFNDIMQGKSSHLSVYMCGTPEFIEDPNRGLYSYEALRSRLVGGRYENGYDNFLGPVIRLRPLTNEEIYVLLRTIRNLHEQKYEYASKVTDENLKEYLAAILSSVSASMLTPREITRDLISLLDVLKQNPDAKFEDLVTGRTLEPDRNPDDDLIDDLEI; from the coding sequence ATGGAAGACGACAGCGGAAAGACCCCGGCAGTCCCCAAAAGGACGCTCAACATAATGATGAACGCGCTTTCCTCGGGCGTAGTCCCGCGCAGAGGCCTGGAATTCATAGCCGTGGGAAGGAAAGCCGAGACGGCGACCTTCGTGCGCGACATGGAGGACACAGCGGAAGGTGGCGGAGCATTCAGATTCATATCCGGCCGCTTCGGAAACGGGAAAAGCTTCCTGACCCAGATGATACGCACCAACGCCATGGACAAAGGATTCGTGGTCATGGACGCGGATCTGGCCGACAGCCGCAGGCTCACCGGATCCAAAAAGGAAGGCCTGAACACCTACAAAGAGCTGATAAAGAACATGGCCGTCCGCACCCGCCCGGACGGCGGAGCGATCGAAAGCGTCCTGCAGGAATGGATCGACGCGGCCACCGAAGAAGCTACAAAGAAACTCGGTAAGAAGCCGGACGACGACGCGGTGGAACTCATCCTCAAAGAATCCGTTGCAGATCTGGGCGGCCTTCAGAACAGCCGCGATTTCGCCAAGGCCCTGCTGAGCTACTGGAAGGACCTCTCCGAAGGCAAGGACGACATCCCCGCGCTGAGATGGCTGAAGGGTGAGATCGAGCTGAAGAGGGATTCTAGGAAGCTGCTCGGCGTCGATTCGACCATAGGGGACGACAACTGGTACGGATTCGTGAAGCTCTGGGCCAGATTCGCCGTCAATATCGGATACAAAGGGCTGATAGTCTTCCTCGACGAGGCCGTCGTCCTCTACAAGCTGCAGAACAAAGTCGCCAGGAACAACAACTACGAACGCATCCTCTCGATATTCAACGACATAATGCAGGGGAAATCGTCGCATCTGTCCGTGTACATGTGCGGCACCCCGGAATTCATCGAGGACCCGAACCGCGGGCTCTACAGCTACGAAGCCCTCAGATCCAGGCTGGTAGGCGGCAGATACGAGAACGGCTACGACAACTTCCTCGGCCCGGTCATAAGGCTGCGCCCGCTCACCAACGAGGAGATCTACGTCCTGCTCAGGACCATCAGGAACCTGCACGAGCAGAAATACGAGTACGCATCCAAGGTCACCGACGAGAACCTGAAGGAATACCTCGCGGCGATCCTGTCGTCGGTATCGGCGTCGATGCTCACGCCCAGAGAGATAACCAGAGATCTGATCAGCCTGCTGGACGTCCTGAAGCAGAATCCGGACGCGAAATTCGAGGATCTTGTGACTGGAAGGACTTTGGAGCCCGATCGCAACCCGGACGACGACCTGATCGATGATTTGGAGATATGA
- a CDS encoding DEAD/DEAH box helicase, translating to MTDRFDSLPWFLREYIHANRWESFRSVQEKAFDILFGTDRHLLISSETSSGKTEAALFPAISSIYSNPPRSVGALYVGPLKALIDDQFERLEPMLKDSYIEVTGWHGDISLQSKAKLLEVPSGILQITPESLQNIVASRPEDLERLFGDLRFVIIDEVHAFMGSDRGQQLLCCLERLDMLAHCEPRRIGLSATIADTGSVAEWLSANTGRETAVVTDRPTAKRDLIIYYSRFPSPAEDPNPRKKSVNSFYKLLYKEIRGRNCIVFTNSRVTAERTARSLKKMAEDAKDPDVIHVHHGSISKELRKSAEENLKDPSKKTVTVSTVTLELGIDVGSLDAVIQIDTPYTCSSFVQRMGRSGRRGGAQIMRMFCREDQEKWWSSVEGVSMDLIKGIAIATLAEEGWTESESEPSLPYGLLFHQTMECMRHGTGTKFSRLLSDVLPMYPFRNIKKEEYAELVRYMISVGIIMKMDDGTLLITDKGEKISSDRDFCSVFTVKKEIEVSCDGKGVGTIQEMPKQGDLIQLAGRIWKVVEINGKSRSVEVEETEGSADTLWKSGVPETDNRIMERMREILSSDEGYGFLDASASEELSASRRMAIQSEMLKGIVETDYGYRIYPWIGTRAFDTLCRVLRMVCDKVLERPPYFADVMTELDWGELLEYIERYSDKRFAADLIGDDRLEFGKYDRYVPEDLLMKSLAEDKLDFSYLDVLRDF from the coding sequence ATGACCGACAGATTCGACAGCCTCCCGTGGTTCCTCCGCGAATACATCCATGCCAACCGCTGGGAATCATTCAGAAGCGTCCAAGAGAAAGCGTTCGACATCCTTTTCGGGACGGACCGCCACCTTCTGATATCATCGGAAACGTCCAGCGGAAAGACCGAGGCCGCCCTCTTCCCGGCGATATCGTCGATATACAGCAACCCGCCCAGAAGCGTCGGAGCCCTTTATGTGGGGCCGCTGAAAGCGCTCATCGACGACCAATTCGAAAGGCTGGAGCCGATGCTGAAGGATTCCTACATCGAAGTCACCGGCTGGCACGGGGACATAAGCCTCCAATCCAAGGCGAAGCTCCTGGAAGTGCCCTCCGGGATCCTGCAGATAACCCCAGAATCCCTGCAGAACATCGTGGCTTCCAGGCCGGAGGATCTGGAGAGGCTGTTCGGAGATTTGAGATTCGTGATCATAGACGAAGTCCACGCATTCATGGGCTCGGACCGCGGCCAACAGCTTCTGTGCTGCCTTGAGAGACTTGATATGCTGGCCCATTGCGAGCCCAGACGGATAGGCCTCTCTGCCACCATCGCAGATACGGGATCCGTTGCGGAATGGTTATCAGCCAACACAGGAAGGGAAACGGCGGTGGTTACCGACCGGCCGACGGCCAAAAGAGATCTCATCATCTACTACAGCCGCTTCCCTTCGCCCGCAGAGGATCCCAACCCGAGAAAGAAGTCCGTCAACTCGTTCTATAAGCTACTGTACAAAGAGATCCGCGGCAGGAATTGCATTGTGTTCACCAACAGCAGGGTCACCGCGGAAAGGACGGCCAGATCCCTCAAGAAGATGGCCGAGGACGCCAAAGATCCCGACGTCATCCACGTCCATCACGGCAGCATATCCAAGGAGCTCAGAAAATCGGCCGAAGAAAACCTAAAGGACCCTTCCAAGAAAACGGTGACCGTTTCGACCGTCACCCTGGAGCTTGGGATCGACGTGGGATCCCTGGACGCGGTGATCCAGATCGATACCCCATACACCTGCTCCAGCTTCGTCCAGAGGATGGGGCGCTCAGGCAGAAGAGGCGGCGCCCAGATCATGAGGATGTTCTGCCGGGAAGACCAGGAGAAATGGTGGTCATCGGTCGAGGGCGTGTCCATGGACCTGATAAAAGGCATAGCCATAGCGACGCTGGCCGAAGAGGGCTGGACCGAATCCGAATCGGAGCCTTCCCTGCCGTATGGTCTCCTGTTCCATCAGACCATGGAATGCATGAGGCACGGTACCGGGACGAAATTCTCCCGGCTTCTCTCCGACGTCCTGCCGATGTATCCGTTCAGGAACATAAAGAAGGAAGAATACGCCGAGCTGGTCAGATACATGATCTCCGTCGGCATCATCATGAAGATGGACGACGGGACCTTGCTGATCACCGACAAAGGAGAGAAGATCTCTTCGGACAGGGATTTCTGCTCCGTATTCACCGTCAAAAAGGAGATAGAGGTCAGCTGCGACGGCAAAGGGGTGGGCACCATCCAGGAGATGCCCAAGCAGGGAGACCTGATCCAGCTGGCCGGAAGAATCTGGAAGGTCGTGGAAATCAACGGGAAATCGCGCTCCGTGGAAGTGGAGGAGACCGAGGGATCCGCGGACACCCTGTGGAAATCCGGGGTGCCGGAAACCGACAACAGGATTATGGAGCGCATGCGGGAGATCCTGTCCTCGGATGAAGGATACGGTTTCCTCGACGCGTCGGCCTCGGAAGAGCTTTCGGCGAGCAGAAGGATGGCGATCCAATCAGAAATGCTGAAAGGCATAGTGGAAACTGATTATGGGTATCGCATCTACCCCTGGATCGGGACGAGAGCGTTCGATACCCTGTGCAGAGTCCTGAGGATGGTATGCGACAAGGTCCTGGAAAGGCCGCCTTATTTCGCTGACGTGATGACCGAATTGGATTGGGGAGAGCTTCTGGAATACATCGAAAGGTATTCCGACAAACGTTTCGCCGCCGACCTCATCGGAGATGACAGGCTGGAATTCGGGAAATACGACCGCTATGTTCCAGAAGATCTTTTGATGAAATCTTTGGCCGAAGACAAGCTGGATTTCTCGTATCTGGATGTTCTTAGGGATTTCTGA